One window of Acidobacteriota bacterium genomic DNA carries:
- a CDS encoding M2 family metallopeptidase produces the protein MTPSQRAQRFIQTIEAQVIPLNREGNLAAWEAATTGSDAAYRRAADLEAELATVFADRSAYRELNCIRTAATAAAPLIRRQLELLHFKFLSNQLPPKRIRAMVRLQSRIEQRFATFRVQTSAGEFGDNAVEDVLKTETDSTALEAIWRASKTVGVAVADDVRELVRLRNAAARQMGFPDFHAMWLHVHEQDRRQVDALFDEADTLTRNAFNRAKARLDERLADRYGIPASALMPWHYQNRFFQEPPAADDADHTRHFAGVDPVAVAREFFSAIGLSVETVVAASDLYERAGKNQHAFCMDVDRTGDVRVLANVRSDSRWMGTLLHEFGHAVYDQGVDPELPWLLREPAHIFTTEAVAMLFGRLVWDARWRGAWLGVEAGEVAKCAETCYSALCLGQLVFSRWAQVMYRFERSLYAEPDQDLQQLWWELVAEYQGLKRPAGQGGADWAAKIHIATYPVYYHNYLLGELLASQLQAALESGWTVPTGRPYWENPETGPQLRQRIFRAGRRYPWSELLVRETGEPLSTRHFARQFVDSVR, from the coding sequence ATGACACCGTCACAGCGGGCACAACGTTTCATCCAAACCATCGAAGCGCAGGTGATCCCGCTGAATCGCGAGGGGAACCTGGCCGCGTGGGAAGCCGCCACCACCGGATCGGATGCCGCCTACCGACGAGCCGCCGACCTGGAGGCGGAGCTGGCGACGGTGTTCGCCGACCGGTCGGCGTACCGCGAGCTGAACTGCATCCGGACCGCCGCCACCGCTGCTGCTCCACTGATCCGTCGCCAGCTCGAATTGCTCCATTTCAAATTTCTCAGCAACCAACTGCCGCCCAAACGGATCCGGGCGATGGTCCGGTTGCAAAGCCGCATCGAGCAGCGCTTCGCCACGTTCCGCGTCCAGACCTCGGCCGGCGAGTTCGGGGACAACGCCGTCGAGGACGTTTTAAAAACCGAGACCGACTCGACCGCCTTGGAAGCAATCTGGCGGGCCAGCAAGACGGTGGGCGTCGCGGTGGCCGATGACGTCCGTGAACTGGTCCGGCTCCGCAACGCCGCTGCCAGGCAGATGGGGTTTCCCGATTTCCACGCGATGTGGCTGCACGTTCACGAACAGGATCGCCGGCAGGTGGACGCCCTGTTCGATGAAGCCGACACCCTGACCCGCAATGCATTCAACCGCGCCAAAGCCAGGCTGGACGAACGTCTGGCGGATCGGTACGGTATCCCGGCGAGCGCATTGATGCCGTGGCACTACCAAAACCGGTTTTTCCAGGAGCCCCCGGCGGCGGATGACGCGGATCACACGCGACACTTCGCCGGCGTCGATCCGGTGGCCGTGGCGCGCGAATTCTTCTCCGCCATCGGACTTTCCGTCGAGACCGTCGTCGCCGCCAGCGACCTGTACGAGCGAGCCGGAAAGAACCAGCACGCCTTCTGCATGGACGTGGATCGCACCGGCGACGTCCGGGTGCTGGCCAACGTGCGGTCCGACAGCCGTTGGATGGGCACCCTGCTGCACGAATTCGGCCACGCCGTCTATGATCAGGGAGTGGATCCGGAGCTGCCCTGGCTGCTGCGTGAACCGGCTCACATCTTCACCACGGAGGCGGTGGCCATGCTCTTCGGGCGCCTGGTGTGGGACGCCCGCTGGCGCGGGGCCTGGTTGGGCGTGGAGGCCGGGGAAGTTGCAAAATGCGCCGAAACTTGTTACAGTGCGTTATGTCTCGGACAACTGGTCTTCAGCCGCTGGGCTCAAGTCATGTATCGCTTTGAGCGGAGTTTGTATGCGGAGCCGGACCAGGATCTCCAGCAGCTCTGGTGGGAACTGGTCGCCGAGTACCAGGGGCTGAAGCGGCCCGCGGGGCAGGGTGGTGCGGACTGGGCGGCCAAGATTCACATCGCCACGTATCCCGTCTACTACCACAACTACCTGCTCGGCGAGCTGCTGGCTTCGCAGCTTCAGGCAGCGCTGGAATCCGGCTGGACGGTTCCAACCGGGCGGCCTTACTGGGAGAATCCGGAAACCGGACCGCAGCTGCGGCAACGGATTTTCCGGGCCGGACGGCGCTATCCGTGGAGCGAGCTTCTGGTTCGGGAAACGGGCGAACCGCTCAGCACCCGTCACTTCGCGCGCCAATTCGTGGACTCTGTTCGATAA
- a CDS encoding aminomethyl-transferring glycine dehydrogenase subunit GcvPB: protein MTQRVRKTISINEQLLFEQVPGNRSTCDFPPLDVPSGEMADYVPRELLRDDIPGFPELNEVEVVRHYTRLSTHNYHVDLGLYPLGSCTMKYNPKINEKLARIPAFAQAHPLQLHENTQGCLKVLQKLADLLVKITGMDGVTLQPLAGAHGELTGMMLIRAALTARGNPRKRVLIPDSAHGTNPASAVLCGYTTVTLKSNASGCIDLDELRRHLDPDVACLMMTVPNTLGVFEENIQEVARLVHANGSFLYMDGANFNAFIGVARPGDMGVDVMHLNLHKTFSTPHGGGGPGAGPVVVVKELVPFLPVPVVSAKTDGSLFLDYNRPQSIGRVAAFYGNFGILLRALAYILREGSDGLRQVAENAVLNANYIRHHLSRDFHLEYQQPTLHEVVFDDKNQADGGVHTMDMAKRLLDLGFHPPTVYFPLIVPGAIMIEPTESESKAELDAFIDTMRQIAQEARESPKLLQDAPQDIRSTRFDEALAARKPVLVWKETGQA, encoded by the coding sequence ATGACTCAACGCGTACGCAAAACAATATCCATCAACGAACAGCTGCTGTTCGAACAGGTGCCGGGCAACCGGTCCACCTGCGATTTCCCGCCCCTCGACGTGCCGTCCGGCGAGATGGCCGACTACGTGCCCCGGGAGCTGCTGCGTGACGATATCCCCGGCTTTCCCGAGCTCAACGAGGTCGAGGTGGTCCGCCACTACACGCGCCTGTCCACCCACAACTACCACGTCGATCTGGGCCTGTACCCCCTGGGTTCCTGCACCATGAAGTACAATCCCAAGATCAACGAGAAGCTGGCCCGCATCCCGGCTTTCGCCCAGGCTCATCCCCTGCAGCTGCACGAGAACACCCAAGGCTGCTTGAAGGTGCTGCAGAAGCTCGCCGACCTGCTCGTGAAAATCACCGGGATGGACGGCGTCACCCTCCAACCGCTGGCGGGCGCCCATGGCGAACTCACTGGCATGATGCTGATCCGCGCGGCGCTCACCGCCAGGGGCAACCCCCGCAAGAGGGTGCTGATCCCGGACTCGGCGCACGGCACGAATCCCGCCAGCGCCGTCCTGTGTGGATACACCACGGTGACGCTCAAATCCAACGCCAGTGGCTGTATCGACTTGGATGAGCTCCGGCGCCACCTGGATCCGGACGTCGCCTGCCTCATGATGACGGTGCCCAACACACTGGGCGTGTTCGAGGAGAATATCCAGGAGGTGGCCCGGCTGGTCCATGCCAACGGCTCCTTCCTGTACATGGATGGCGCCAACTTCAACGCCTTCATCGGCGTCGCCCGGCCCGGCGACATGGGCGTCGACGTCATGCATCTCAACCTGCACAAGACATTCTCCACCCCCCACGGCGGCGGCGGTCCCGGCGCCGGTCCGGTCGTGGTGGTGAAGGAGCTGGTGCCGTTCCTCCCGGTGCCGGTCGTGTCCGCCAAGACCGACGGCAGCCTGTTCCTGGATTACAACCGCCCCCAAAGCATCGGGCGAGTGGCGGCGTTCTACGGCAATTTCGGCATCCTGCTGCGCGCCCTGGCCTATATCCTGCGCGAGGGGTCCGACGGCCTTCGCCAGGTGGCGGAGAACGCCGTGCTCAACGCCAACTACATCCGCCACCACTTGAGCCGGGATTTTCATCTGGAATACCAGCAACCCACCTTGCACGAGGTGGTGTTCGACGACAAGAACCAGGCTGACGGGGGCGTCCACACCATGGACATGGCCAAGCGCCTGCTGGATCTCGGCTTCCATCCTCCGACGGTGTACTTCCCGCTCATTGTGCCGGGCGCGATCATGATCGAGCCCACCGAGAGCGAATCGAAGGCGGAACTGGATGCGTTCATCGACACCATGCGGCAGATCGCGCAGGAAGCCCGGGAGTCGCCGAAGCTGCTTCAGGACGCGCCTCAGGACATCCGCAGCACCCGCTTCGACGAGGCGCTGGCGGCGCGCAAGCCGGTGTTGGTCTGGAAGGAGACCGGTCAGGCCTAA
- a CDS encoding aminomethyl-transferring glycine dehydrogenase subunit GcvPA: protein MKYIPHSEAETRAMLESMGLSSVQDLFQCIPAALRLSADLPIPRGKSELELERYFYQLSRENDGVLEFTTFLGAGAYSHYVPAVIDGIISRSEFFTAYTPYQPEVSQGTLQAIFEYQTMVSQLTGMDVTNASMYDGATAVTEAVLMAQRARSGARKVLVAGSLHPFYRQVMRTYVANFDLAVEEVPWDPTGRVDLTALAAATDDTTAAVVVQSPNFFGAVEDVAECARIAHARKALLVMAVTEAVSLAAFKAPGELGADVVAGEGQSFGIPVSFGGPYLGIFSTRSEHLRRMPGRVVGMTEDTRGRRGFVLTLSTREQHIRREKATSNICTNQGLCALMASVYLAYTGKSGLRELCRQNLAKAYYAREQLCAVPGVVPRFSAPFFNEFVLTLPGDPHAFARFCKERQIVPGVPLKWFYPGLDQDMLFCVTEVNQRAEIDRLVAAVREFFTQP, encoded by the coding sequence ATGAAGTACATACCCCATTCCGAGGCGGAAACCCGGGCGATGCTCGAGAGCATGGGCCTGTCCAGCGTGCAGGACCTGTTCCAATGCATCCCGGCCGCTCTCCGGCTCAGCGCCGACCTGCCCATACCCCGGGGCAAATCCGAGTTAGAGCTGGAGCGGTACTTTTATCAACTGAGCCGCGAAAATGACGGGGTGTTGGAGTTCACGACATTCCTCGGCGCGGGCGCCTACAGCCACTATGTGCCGGCCGTCATCGACGGGATCATCTCCCGATCGGAGTTCTTCACGGCCTACACGCCGTACCAGCCGGAAGTCAGCCAGGGTACCCTGCAGGCCATCTTCGAATACCAGACCATGGTATCCCAGCTGACGGGCATGGACGTGACCAACGCGTCGATGTACGATGGCGCGACTGCGGTCACCGAAGCCGTTCTGATGGCGCAGCGGGCGCGGAGCGGCGCCCGGAAGGTGCTGGTGGCGGGATCGCTGCACCCCTTCTACCGCCAGGTGATGCGCACGTACGTGGCGAACTTCGACCTGGCCGTGGAGGAAGTGCCGTGGGATCCCACCGGTCGCGTGGACCTGACCGCCCTGGCGGCCGCGACCGATGACACCACCGCCGCCGTGGTGGTGCAGTCGCCCAACTTCTTCGGGGCGGTGGAGGACGTGGCTGAATGTGCCCGGATCGCCCACGCGCGCAAGGCGCTGCTGGTGATGGCGGTGACCGAGGCGGTCTCGCTGGCCGCGTTCAAGGCCCCCGGCGAGCTCGGCGCCGACGTGGTCGCCGGCGAGGGGCAGTCGTTCGGTATCCCGGTCTCGTTCGGTGGTCCCTACCTCGGTATCTTTTCCACCCGTTCCGAGCACCTTCGCCGGATGCCCGGCCGCGTCGTCGGGATGACGGAGGACACCCGGGGCCGGCGAGGATTCGTGCTGACGTTGTCCACCCGCGAGCAGCACATCCGGCGCGAGAAGGCCACCTCCAACATCTGCACGAACCAGGGCCTCTGCGCGCTGATGGCGTCCGTGTACCTGGCGTACACCGGCAAGAGCGGTCTCCGCGAGCTGTGCCGGCAGAACCTGGCCAAAGCGTATTATGCCCGCGAGCAACTCTGCGCCGTGCCGGGCGTCGTGCCGCGGTTCAGCGCACCGTTCTTCAACGAGTTTGTGCTCACCCTGCCGGGCGACCCGCATGCCTTTGCCCGGTTCTGCAAGGAGCGGCAGATCGTTCCGGGCGTCCCCCTGAAATGGTTCTATCCCGGGCTGGACCAGGACATGCTGTTCTGCGTGACCGAAGTCAACCAGCGGGCGGAAATCGACAGGCTGGTCGCGGCGGTCCGCGAATTCTTCACGCAGCCCTGA
- the gcvH gene encoding glycine cleavage system protein GcvH, translating into MYSDDYLYTKEHEWVRVENGEATLGITHHAQEELGEIVFVELPEVGKVLAAGDTLGSVESVKAVSDVYAPVSGEVIAANDLLADKPELVNQEPHGGGWIARIRLSDKSELDSLMSADDYEAYLGEEKKH; encoded by the coding sequence ATGTATTCGGATGATTATCTGTACACGAAGGAACACGAATGGGTGCGGGTGGAGAACGGCGAGGCCACGCTGGGCATCACCCATCACGCTCAGGAGGAGCTCGGTGAGATTGTTTTCGTCGAACTGCCCGAAGTGGGCAAGGTGCTGGCCGCCGGTGACACGCTGGGCAGCGTTGAATCGGTGAAGGCGGTTTCCGACGTCTACGCGCCCGTGAGCGGCGAAGTGATCGCGGCCAACGACCTGCTGGCCGACAAGCCGGAGCTCGTCAACCAGGAGCCCCACGGCGGCGGCTGGATCGCCCGGATCCGCCTGTCCGACAAGAGCGAGTTGGACAGCCTAATGTCCGCCGACGACTACGAGGCTTACCTCGGCGAGGAAAAGAAACACTGA
- the gcvT gene encoding glycine cleavage system aminomethyltransferase GcvT produces the protein MKKTPLTEVCRASGGKMVPFAGYEMPVQFASTMDEHLAVRRGVGLFDVSHMGEVFVTGPDALKLLQRLTCNNVEKLKDGQIHYSGLMYPEGTFVDDLLVHRFNERKYLLCVNAANRDKDVRWILEHQTGDVQVEDASDRYAQIAVQGPKALETVQPLVDVDLSAIKYYWFAEGHVDGVPAIIARTGYTGEDGFELYTANEPAPRIWQRLMETGRSFGVVPCGLAARNTLRLEAKMALYGNDIDRTTTVLEADLGWICKLQKEDFIGKAALLKQKEEGLRRKLVGFEMLDRGIARDHYPVFVDGRPFGHVTSGSYAPYLQKNIGLVYLPIEHTAVGTPFAVEIRGKQVAARVVETPFYKRNY, from the coding sequence CTGAAGAAGACCCCGCTCACCGAAGTCTGCCGGGCGAGCGGCGGCAAGATGGTTCCCTTTGCCGGCTACGAGATGCCGGTCCAGTTTGCGTCCACCATGGACGAGCATCTCGCGGTGCGCCGCGGGGTGGGGCTGTTCGACGTGTCTCACATGGGTGAGGTGTTCGTCACCGGTCCGGACGCCCTGAAGCTCCTCCAGCGCCTCACCTGCAACAATGTGGAAAAGCTCAAGGACGGCCAGATCCATTATTCCGGCCTCATGTATCCCGAAGGCACGTTCGTGGACGACCTGCTGGTGCACCGTTTCAACGAGCGGAAGTACCTGTTGTGCGTCAACGCCGCCAACCGGGACAAGGACGTGCGCTGGATCCTGGAGCATCAGACCGGCGACGTCCAGGTCGAGGACGCCAGTGATCGCTACGCGCAGATCGCCGTCCAGGGCCCGAAGGCGCTGGAAACCGTGCAGCCGCTGGTGGACGTGGACCTGTCCGCCATCAAGTATTACTGGTTCGCCGAGGGGCATGTGGACGGTGTGCCGGCCATCATCGCCCGGACGGGCTACACCGGTGAAGACGGATTCGAGCTGTACACCGCCAATGAGCCGGCACCGCGGATCTGGCAGCGGCTCATGGAAACCGGACGTTCGTTCGGCGTCGTCCCCTGCGGCCTGGCGGCGCGCAATACCCTGCGCCTTGAGGCCAAGATGGCCCTCTACGGCAACGACATCGACAGGACCACCACCGTTCTCGAGGCGGATCTGGGCTGGATCTGTAAGCTGCAGAAAGAGGATTTCATCGGCAAGGCTGCCTTGCTCAAGCAAAAAGAGGAAGGGCTCCGGCGCAAGCTGGTGGGGTTCGAGATGCTGGACCGCGGCATCGCCCGCGACCACTACCCGGTGTTCGTGGACGGTCGGCCGTTCGGACACGTGACGAGCGGGTCTTACGCCCCCTATCTGCAGAAGAATATCGGGCTGGTCTATCTGCCCATAGAGCACACCGCAGTGGGCACGCCGTTCGCGGTGGAAATCCGGGGCAAACAGGTGGCGGCCCGGGTCGTGGAAACTCCGTTTTATAAACGCAACTACTGA
- the tsaD gene encoding tRNA (adenosine(37)-N6)-threonylcarbamoyltransferase complex transferase subunit TsaD, translated as MASRADEPPVTLGIESSCDETSAAVLDRDGRPLANVVASQIALHAPYGGVVPELAARAHLQNIRPVVAEALRQSGTERRDLGLVAVTQGPGLIGSLLVGLSYAKAMARVLEIPVVGVNHLEGHFFSPFLEHPDIRFPLIALVVSGGHSSLYYTPRFGTYERLAATRDDAAGEAYDKVAKLLGLPYPGGPFIDRAASNWAGDGVAFAPPKISDGSMDFSFSGLKTAVLYRVQKERIDAAAVPPAENPAVLAILKGFQRTVVGHLLHRVRHFCLARRPRSLILCGGVACNSELRRRSIELGQELGIDVYHPSPEYTTDNAAMIAAAGRHAVVTGRRDSLCMNAFADLPLGAAPPG; from the coding sequence ATGGCGTCCCGCGCTGACGAACCGCCCGTCACCCTCGGTATCGAATCGTCCTGCGACGAGACCTCGGCGGCCGTGCTGGACCGCGACGGCCGCCCCCTGGCCAACGTGGTGGCTTCGCAGATCGCCTTGCACGCCCCGTACGGCGGCGTGGTACCCGAGTTGGCCGCCCGGGCCCACCTCCAGAATATCCGGCCGGTGGTGGCCGAAGCTCTGCGGCAGTCCGGCACCGAGCGACGCGACCTCGGCCTGGTGGCGGTCACCCAGGGGCCGGGGCTGATCGGTTCGCTGCTGGTTGGGCTGAGCTACGCCAAAGCGATGGCGCGAGTGCTGGAGATCCCGGTGGTCGGGGTCAATCATCTGGAAGGCCATTTCTTCTCACCGTTCCTCGAGCATCCGGACATTCGATTTCCTCTGATCGCCCTCGTGGTGTCGGGCGGCCACAGCAGCCTCTACTACACGCCCCGGTTCGGAACCTATGAGCGGCTGGCTGCCACCCGGGACGACGCCGCGGGCGAGGCGTACGATAAGGTGGCCAAACTGCTGGGCCTGCCGTATCCCGGCGGCCCGTTCATCGACCGGGCGGCATCGAACTGGGCGGGTGATGGCGTGGCCTTCGCCCCGCCGAAAATCTCGGACGGTTCCATGGATTTCAGCTTCAGCGGTCTGAAGACCGCCGTGCTGTACCGCGTCCAGAAGGAACGGATCGACGCCGCCGCTGTTCCGCCCGCCGAGAACCCGGCGGTTTTAGCCATCCTCAAGGGATTTCAGCGGACCGTGGTGGGGCACCTGCTGCATCGGGTCCGCCATTTCTGCCTGGCACGACGTCCGCGGTCGCTCATCTTGTGCGGCGGCGTCGCCTGCAATTCCGAATTGCGCCGTCGCAGCATCGAACTGGGACAGGAACTGGGCATCGACGTCTATCACCCGTCGCCCGAGTACACCACCGACAACGCCGCCATGATCGCCGCCGCCGGCCGCCACGCCGTCGTCACAGGCCGTCGGGACTCCTTGTGCATGAACGCGTTTGCCGATCTGCCCCTGGGGGCGGCACCGCCGGGATAG
- the mtnA gene encoding S-methyl-5-thioribose-1-phosphate isomerase, with protein sequence MHATIEWTADDVVMIDQRLLPHQVTFCRCRTHQEVADAIRNMVIRGAPAIGIAAAMGIALGAREIPAGLDRSEQARRFEAVCGAITGTRPTAVNLFWAADRMRRVFDGLRDRPWDEVAGRLESEARAMLDEDIACNRRIGAFGQPLIPDGATVLTHCNAGALATGGYGTALGVVRAAAEAGKRIRVVADETRPYLQGARLTAWELQQLGIPVTVIADNMAGYLMARGEIQAVVVGADRIARNGDTANKIGTFMVAVLARFHEIPFYVAAPVSTVDLTLESGQAIPIEERSARELTHFRELPITPDGVAVRNPAFDVTPCRLITAIITERGIATPPFDDTLPRLAGSDGVPR encoded by the coding sequence ATGCACGCGACCATCGAATGGACGGCCGACGACGTCGTGATGATCGATCAACGGCTGCTCCCGCATCAGGTGACGTTCTGCCGCTGCCGCACCCACCAGGAGGTGGCCGACGCCATCCGCAACATGGTGATTCGAGGCGCTCCGGCCATCGGCATCGCCGCGGCGATGGGCATCGCCCTGGGGGCGCGGGAAATCCCCGCCGGCCTGGACCGGAGCGAACAGGCGCGGCGCTTCGAGGCGGTGTGCGGCGCCATCACCGGCACGCGGCCCACCGCGGTCAACCTGTTCTGGGCGGCGGACCGGATGCGCCGCGTGTTCGACGGCCTGCGGGACCGGCCATGGGACGAGGTGGCCGGCCGGCTGGAGTCGGAGGCCCGCGCCATGCTGGACGAGGACATCGCGTGCAACCGGCGCATCGGCGCTTTCGGCCAACCGCTGATCCCGGACGGGGCCACGGTGCTCACCCACTGCAACGCCGGCGCCTTGGCCACGGGCGGCTACGGGACCGCGCTGGGAGTTGTCCGGGCCGCCGCGGAAGCCGGCAAGCGGATCCGCGTCGTCGCCGATGAAACCCGGCCGTACCTGCAGGGCGCCCGACTCACCGCGTGGGAACTGCAGCAGCTGGGCATTCCGGTGACCGTCATCGCCGACAACATGGCCGGGTACCTGATGGCCCGCGGCGAGATCCAGGCGGTCGTCGTCGGCGCTGACCGAATCGCCCGCAATGGCGACACCGCCAACAAGATCGGCACCTTCATGGTCGCGGTGCTGGCCCGGTTCCACGAGATCCCGTTCTATGTCGCCGCACCCGTCTCGACGGTGGATCTGACCCTGGAATCGGGGCAGGCGATCCCCATCGAGGAGCGGAGCGCACGCGAGCTGACGCACTTCCGGGAGCTTCCGATCACGCCCGACGGAGTGGCTGTCCGCAATCCGGCTTTCGACGTGACCCCCTGCCGGCTGATCACGGCCATCATCACCGAGCGCGGCATCGCCACGCCGCCGTTCGACGACACGCTGCCCCGGCTGGCAGGCTCCGATGGCGTCCCGCGCTGA
- a CDS encoding PBP1A family penicillin-binding protein has translation MTDESNNQPFDRDPTAADAQPAETQPEITPATRRRSRRFVFWVAYTLLLILFVSLGILGGFYLSYVVDLPEVEALEDYQPSVVTEIFADDNTAIGQLYLERRKLVSPNDIPLQFKQAVIAIEDKSFNSHFGIDIQRIIQSAILDLFHMKIVRGASTITQQLSKLLFLSPEVSLERKIKEAILAIQIEKNYSKDRIFAFYANKIYFAHGNYGIASASEFYFDKSVKELTLSECALLAAVIKNPRRYSPLLSPENAKNRRNLVLQEMCDEGFITTAQLEAARKEPLRIVGKEMDKNFAGYFVEMVRQYLQRNYSNKQIFTEGLKVHTTLNREMQASSERAMSEGLRAYDRRKGWRDKLRNLLDEDPSLRLDRYRLPDWRDEPVAGGVRTGLVLEVGPDRAVVRIADYIGELGRDGIKWTRRKAVDQVLRRGDLAEFRVVKVHPGQRKLELSLEQVPAVQGAFLALENRTGAIKALVGGFDWTLSKFNRAVQAKRQTGSTFKPFVYTTALLAGATPDDVVLDEPLTFVDDLGVEYAPRNYTNEFKGNITLRQALAESINIPAVRIGLAIGIPNVIRTARKFGITSQLRPYPSIALGAFEITLLEQVSAFSTFPNDGYRMEPYFIQRIEDYHGNVLEEHKKNVHEVIPGDTARDMISMLRGSVEFGTSQKAKSLNAPCAGKTGTTNDFTDSWFIGFTPSVTAGAWVGFDEKKSLGDDETGARVALPIWIDFMKDYLKNHPPERFPAGTEPYLSKAPTSGEPVIGPRRKVIEEDLD, from the coding sequence TTGACCGACGAATCCAATAACCAACCCTTCGACCGGGACCCTACCGCGGCGGACGCGCAGCCGGCGGAAACCCAGCCGGAGATCACGCCGGCAACCCGTCGCCGCAGCCGCCGGTTTGTCTTCTGGGTGGCGTACACTCTGCTGCTGATCCTTTTCGTCTCGCTGGGTATCCTCGGCGGATTCTATCTCAGCTACGTGGTGGACCTGCCCGAGGTGGAGGCGCTGGAGGATTACCAGCCCAGCGTGGTGACGGAGATCTTCGCCGACGACAACACCGCCATCGGTCAGCTCTATCTCGAACGCCGCAAATTGGTCTCGCCCAACGACATTCCCCTGCAGTTCAAGCAGGCGGTGATCGCCATCGAGGACAAGAGCTTCAACAGTCATTTCGGCATCGACATCCAGCGCATCATCCAGTCGGCGATCCTCGACCTGTTTCACATGAAGATCGTCCGGGGCGCCAGCACCATCACCCAGCAACTCAGCAAGCTGCTGTTCCTGAGCCCGGAAGTCAGCCTCGAGCGCAAGATTAAGGAAGCGATCCTGGCCATCCAGATCGAGAAGAATTACTCCAAGGACCGCATTTTCGCCTTCTACGCCAACAAGATCTATTTCGCCCACGGCAACTACGGCATCGCCTCGGCGTCGGAGTTCTACTTCGACAAGTCGGTCAAGGAGCTCACCTTATCCGAATGCGCCCTCCTGGCGGCGGTCATCAAGAACCCGCGACGATACTCGCCTCTGCTTTCGCCCGAAAACGCCAAGAACCGGCGCAACCTGGTCTTGCAGGAGATGTGCGACGAGGGCTTCATCACCACAGCCCAGCTGGAGGCGGCCCGCAAGGAACCGCTCCGGATTGTCGGCAAGGAGATGGACAAGAATTTCGCCGGTTACTTCGTGGAGATGGTCCGCCAGTATCTGCAGCGCAACTACTCCAACAAGCAGATCTTCACCGAAGGCCTGAAGGTGCACACGACCCTCAACCGGGAGATGCAGGCGAGCAGCGAGCGCGCCATGAGCGAGGGGCTGCGTGCGTACGACCGGCGGAAAGGCTGGCGGGACAAGCTCCGCAATCTGCTGGATGAGGATCCCAGCCTGCGGCTCGATCGCTACCGCTTGCCGGATTGGCGGGACGAGCCGGTGGCAGGGGGCGTCCGCACTGGGTTGGTGCTCGAGGTCGGCCCCGATCGGGCGGTCGTGCGGATCGCCGATTACATCGGCGAACTGGGACGTGACGGGATCAAGTGGACGCGCCGCAAGGCGGTGGATCAGGTGCTGCGGCGAGGCGACCTGGCCGAATTCCGGGTGGTTAAGGTCCACCCCGGCCAGCGAAAGCTGGAGCTGTCCCTCGAGCAGGTCCCGGCGGTTCAGGGCGCATTCCTGGCCCTCGAGAACCGGACGGGCGCCATCAAGGCGCTGGTGGGGGGCTTCGACTGGACGCTGAGCAAATTCAACCGGGCGGTCCAGGCCAAGCGACAGACCGGCTCCACCTTCAAGCCGTTCGTCTACACCACCGCGCTGCTCGCCGGCGCCACGCCGGACGACGTCGTGCTCGACGAACCGTTGACCTTCGTCGACGACCTCGGCGTCGAGTACGCGCCGAGAAATTACACCAATGAATTCAAAGGAAACATCACGCTGCGACAGGCGCTGGCTGAATCCATCAATATCCCCGCGGTGCGTATCGGTCTGGCGATCGGCATTCCCAACGTCATCCGGACCGCCCGGAAATTCGGCATCACGTCCCAGTTGCGGCCGTATCCATCGATCGCCTTGGGCGCATTCGAGATCACACTGCTGGAGCAGGTATCGGCCTTCTCCACGTTCCCCAACGACGGCTACCGGATGGAGCCATACTTCATCCAGCGCATCGAAGACTATCACGGCAACGTCCTCGAGGAGCATAAAAAGAACGTGCACGAGGTCATCCCCGGTGACACGGCCCGGGACATGATCTCGATGCTGCGCGGCTCGGTGGAATTCGGAACGTCCCAGAAGGCCAAGTCCCTGAACGCTCCGTGCGCAGGCAAGACGGGCACCACGAACGATTTCACCGACTCCTGGTTCATCGGATTCACCCCGTCGGTGACCGCCGGTGCCTGGGTGGGGTTCGACGAAAAGAAATCCCTGGGTGACGATGAGACGGGCGCCCGCGTCGCCTTGCCCATCTGGATCGACTTCATGAAGGACTACCTGAAGAATCATCCGCCCGAGCGGTTTCCGGCCGGGACCGAACCCTACCTGTCAAAAGCGCCGACGTCAGGCGAACCGGTGATCGGGCCCCGCCGCAAGGTGATCGAAGAGGATTTGGACTGA